A section of the Nitrososphaerota archaeon genome encodes:
- a CDS encoding class II glutamine amidotransferase, with amino-acid sequence MCIIAYVKNGEKLTTELTTIFHEHNPDGAGLAYYDDNERKWKVVKGLMSLEEIITKLNELQLLDREVHNDFVIHFRYATTGSIIPELTHPFQFKLLDTNCILFHNGTFKLKGVSKCTSSKKRLASSTVSNTVSNSSVRETQRSNSNKDDKEICQTACSIESDTQRFCNLIEQLRINSEQLKELVKENGLLDTVINNSRLCLLFENEKKPVFIGDWYEYKGLRVSNLRFIRPKYVHTTTSSKTIDYSYSSTFPSSNINNIPSTSTTTVSYFDVEIEPNEVKLDTSLFLETFIDEGRYLYNYGEEVYDGYPVEGLTVSNEDILNFFADKLTEIKDYSFVRPQPYVDVVIHLDRFIPIENIEVTHRERIASHIKSYIEWVYHKNVKVEYFLNSKLIKVRIHNTYLFSFGQINSLTQKIIRYSTIDALTDKLSYTDLSNSLTHDELTLIKTIRKLQDSDISTDYKLPKLAMTFSNKWNEKVRKELENEIIKTFENIPYHFIFYGLKNTRGDRVTLSTAPDAYKCNYRFYGDEIIGDKIIVGLSYYYRTGDKSFIETKDIVTWLQELISKKT; translated from the coding sequence ATGTGCATAATTGCGTATGTTAAGAATGGAGAAAAATTAACTACCGAACTTACTACAATTTTTCATGAACATAATCCAGATGGTGCTGGTTTAGCTTATTATGATGATAATGAGAGAAAATGGAAAGTTGTGAAAGGATTAATGAGTTTAGAAGAAATAATAACAAAATTAAATGAACTACAGTTATTAGATAGAGAAGTACATAATGATTTTGTTATACACTTTAGATATGCAACTACAGGATCTATTATTCCAGAATTAACACACCCATTCCAGTTTAAACTTCTAGATACAAACTGTATTCTTTTTCATAATGGCACATTCAAACTAAAGGGTGTATCTAAATGTACATCATCTAAGAAAAGATTAGCTTCTTCAACTGTTTCTAACACAGTTTCTAATTCAAGTGTTAGAGAAACACAAAGAAGTAATAGTAATAAAGATGATAAAGAAATATGTCAAACTGCATGTAGTATAGAATCTGATACACAGAGATTCTGTAATCTAATAGAACAATTAAGAATTAATAGTGAACAACTAAAAGAATTAGTAAAAGAAAATGGTCTACTAGATACAGTTATAAATAACTCTAGATTATGCTTACTATTCGAAAATGAAAAGAAACCTGTGTTTATAGGTGATTGGTATGAGTACAAAGGGCTAAGAGTTTCTAATTTAAGATTTATTAGACCAAAATATGTGCATACAACAACTAGTTCAAAAACTATAGATTACTCTTATTCATCCACCTTTCCCAGTTCCAATATCAATAATATACCTTCTACTAGTACTACTACTGTTAGCTACTTTGATGTCGAGATAGAACCAAATGAAGTAAAACTAGATACATCTTTATTCTTAGAAACTTTTATAGATGAAGGAAGATATTTATATAATTATGGAGAAGAAGTTTATGATGGTTATCCAGTTGAAGGTCTAACTGTTTCTAACGAAGATATACTAAATTTCTTCGCAGATAAACTAACTGAAATAAAAGATTACTCTTTCGTAAGACCTCAACCATATGTTGATGTTGTTATACATCTAGACAGATTTATTCCAATAGAGAATATAGAAGTAACACACAGAGAAAGAATAGCATCTCATATAAAATCTTACATAGAGTGGGTGTACCACAAAAATGTTAAAGTTGAATACTTCTTAAACTCTAAGCTTATAAAAGTTAGAATACACAACACATATTTATTTAGTTTTGGCCAAATTAATAGCCTAACACAAAAAATTATAAGATATTCCACAATTGATGCTCTTACAGATAAACTATCATATACAGATCTTTCCAATTCTCTAACTCATGATGAATTAACTCTTATTAAAACTATAAGAAAGCTTCAGGACTCTGATATCTCTACTGATTATAAACTTCCAAAATTAGCTATGACATTTTCAAATAAGTGGAATGAGAAAGTAAGGAAGGAACTTGAAAATGAAATAATCAAAACATTTGAAAATATACCATATCATTTCATTTTCTATGGTCTTAAGAATACTAGAGGAGATAGAGTTACTTTATCAACAGCACCAGATGCTTATAAATGTAATTATAGATTTTATGGTGATGAAATAATTGGTGATAAGATTATTGTAGGATTGTCATATTACTATAGAACAGGTGATAAATCATTCATAGAAACTAAAGATATAGTTACATGGTTGCAAGAATTGATATCTAAGAAAACATAA
- a CDS encoding class II glutamine amidotransferase encodes MCIIAYCKNGTKLDKELLSKFHSKNPDGAGLAYWNGKEWEVVKGLMNLEEIITKLNELQLLDREVHNDFVIHFRKASKGKVIPELTHPFEIKLIDDELYLFHNGTMRIAGVRYCSPYVTTSYSPYYRSSIGPNCDADYNSSDTSKFCELITELEITRKQFEMMIKENGILHEVINDSRLCLLYKDDQEPVFIGDWSEHNGLKVSNLQFLIPDTPYTTYTSTYGTTYTSSYSSSYTTSSYTTTTEEDDNYYLDYYEKYKTSRKGYYDYYDDMSDYDYYGYYVSYDNEEDDKKKKGRKRKKKR; translated from the coding sequence ATGTGTATAATTGCTTATTGTAAAAACGGTACAAAATTAGACAAAGAACTTTTATCTAAGTTCCATTCAAAAAATCCAGATGGTGCTGGATTAGCTTATTGGAATGGTAAAGAATGGGAAGTTGTAAAAGGATTAATGAATTTAGAAGAAATAATAACAAAATTAAATGAACTACAGTTATTAGATAGAGAAGTACATAATGATTTTGTTATACATTTTAGAAAAGCTTCTAAAGGAAAAGTAATTCCAGAACTTACACATCCATTTGAAATAAAATTAATAGATGATGAATTATATCTATTTCACAATGGTACGATGAGAATCGCTGGTGTTAGGTATTGTAGTCCATATGTTACTACTTCTTATAGTCCTTATTATAGATCTTCTATCGGTCCTAATTGTGATGCAGATTATAATTCATCTGATACTTCTAAATTCTGTGAATTAATAACTGAGCTTGAAATAACTAGAAAACAGTTTGAAATGATGATTAAGGAAAATGGTATACTACATGAAGTTATCAATGATTCTAGATTATGTCTTTTATATAAAGATGATCAAGAACCTGTGTTTATAGGTGATTGGAGTGAACATAATGGATTAAAAGTATCTAATCTCCAATTCTTAATTCCAGATACACCATATACAACATATACTAGTACTTATGGTACTACATATACAAGTAGTTATAGTAGTTCTTATACAACTAGCAGCTATACAACTACAACTGAAGAGGACGATAATTACTATTTAGATTACTATGAGAAGTATAAGACATCTAGAAAAGGTTATTATGATTATTATGATGATATGTCTGATTATGATTACTATGGATATTATGTTAGTTATGATAATGAAGAAGATGATAAGAAGAAAAAGGGTAGAAAGAGAAAGAAGAAAAGGTAA